GTAATTTCCATAACAAGCCCAATCAGTGTAGGGCAAATAGAAAGCAAAGTAGATTGTTCTGTCATGAGAATCATTCCAAGCATTACAAACAGAGCGCTTGCAGGTGTTTCACTTTTCTCTTTTGGAACTCGATGCACGACGGAATGGAGGGAAGCATTATTTACCCTTTTCGACAAGGTATCTGTTCCCCTGGAAATCGAGGAGAATATCACAAGAGTGGCCTCAGATATCGTCAGCTGCGGTCCAGCTTTCTTCAGTCACCTTGTTCAGAGTTTTATCAATGGAGCGGTCAAGGAAACGGAAATTGATCAGGAAACTGCCACCAAACTATCAAGTGAGATGCTAATTGGTTTAGGAGAATTATTGAGTCAAAATCATTATACTTTACAAACTTTACAGGAAAAGGTTTGCGTTAAAGGCGGCATAACAGGAGAAGGAATCAAGGTACTTGAAAGTGAAACGGGAGATATGTTTGAACAGATATTTCAGGCAACTCATAAAAAATTTGCAGAAGAACTGGAAAAAACGAAGGAACAATTCGGCCCTTAAAAGATTTCGCTATTGGTCTTTATAATCCTTCTATATAAATGTGACAATTTTAGTACAAGAAAGAGGGTGTCCTAAAGTAAAAACTTTTGGACACCCTCTATTTTTATGACGGCTTGTAAAAATATTCGGTTGATTTCCGTTCCAGGGGCTTTGCTTTCCGCTGGGAAGAATTATGATTCAAACATCAAATTCTTCCTGGCAGGTGGTGTGCCTTTTTACTGTTCACAGCTTTTTCATAGCAAAAAACAACCGTTCTGCTGTTGGCTCGGGGGCTTTCATAGTGTAATCCCCGGTAACTTCAATATTAGCAAAGCCGGCCTGCGCTAACCATTTTACATAGGAATCCT
This window of the Mesobacillus jeotgali genome carries:
- the comER gene encoding late competence protein ComER, whose product is MKIGIIGTGNMGRILAEALIDGNAVSPSSMMITNRTLSKALEIQKIYPGLSVGENAEEVAENADAIFVCVKPHHVLGVLETIKPVVTKDKCVISITSPISVGQIESKVDCSVMRIIPSITNRALAGVSLFSFGTRCTTEWREALFTLFDKVSVPLEIEENITRVASDIVSCGPAFFSHLVQSFINGAVKETEIDQETATKLSSEMLIGLGELLSQNHYTLQTLQEKVCVKGGITGEGIKVLESETGDMFEQIFQATHKKFAEELEKTKEQFGP